The sequence below is a genomic window from Sneathiella marina.
CGCCGAAAGCGGACAGTTGATGGACAGAAAGTCACAAACAGGTAGAAAACTTTCCCTTGTTTCGTGAAAAACAGCATTTTCCAGTCCCGGCGCTTCCACTTTTCGCCGGTTATGATAGTGAATTTGCATATCGAACCCTTGCGCCCGCCGGGCCACAGCCTGGCCAATACGCCCCATGCCCAGAATACCAAGGCGTTTGCCTGTGACATGGACGCCGAGGAACTGATTGGGTTCCCATCTCGTCCATCCGCCCGCCCGCAATGTTTGTGCGGACATATGAGCCATCCGGGCTGCACCGAGCAAGCATAACAATGCAATATCCGCTGTTGCGTCGGTCAGGACATCCGGCGTGTTGCTCAACCGGATGCCACGGGAGAGGACAGCCGGAACATCAATATGATCATAGCCAACGGAAAAGGTTGCGATCATCTTCACCCGGTCCGGCAGTCCGGAAATCAATTCCGCGTTTATGGCCTCGGTTGCTGCGCAGAGAATAGCATCCGCATCTTGCGATAGCCGTAATATTTCGGCCATGTCCATGGGATGATCGTCTTCGTTGGTAATGGCATCATAGGAATGCTTTATCCGGGTCATGACGTCGGGTGGAAAATTTCGGGTGACGAGCAAACGTGGTTTGGTAATCATGACAGGTCCTGCAATAGCGTGTACAATTTGGTCCGTATGTTTAGCATTAATCTCAGGACCGAGAAAGCGTGTAAAAAGACGTTGGGAAAAAGGGGCAAGGGAAGACAGATGGATTGGAAATCCGAACGCAATGAATTGATCGAAACGGTTTGCACAATGAATAAATTGGGCATCAATCACGGAACGTCCGGTAACGCGTCTGTCCGGGTTGACAACGGGTATCTGATGACACCTTCTGGCGTTGCCTATGAAGAAATGCGCGAAGAGGATATCGTCCTGATGTCCTTCGACGGTTCCTATGAGAGCATTGAGGACCGCCGGAAACCCTCGAGTGAATGGCGGTTTCATCAGGACTTACTGTCGGCGCGCGCCGATTTTGGCGCAATCCTTCATACACATGGTACTGCAGCAACGACTCTTGCCTGTCACCGCCGGGAAATTCCGCCCTTTCACTATATGATTGCCCTGGCCGGAGGGCATACAATTCGCTGCGCCGAATATGCGACTTTTGGCACGCAGGCCCTGTCCGACAACGTTTTAACAGCAATGGAAGGGCGTAAAGCCTGTTTGATGGCCAATCACGGCCTGCTGGTCGGAGAGGCAAGCCTGCGCAATGCATTGTCCTTGGCCGTTGAAGTGGAATACTTGTGCGACGCCTATTGGCGGGCCCTTCAACTTGGTGATCCGGTGCTGTTGACGACGGAACAAATGGACGCCGCGCAGGAAAATTTTCGAAAAGGCTATGGTATTGCTTCACCGTAGTTGAAGAGTAAGTGGAACCTCTAAAAAGCTCTATCGCCCGGTTAAAAAAACCAGTAAAACATCTATTCGAATAATGTCGAGGAGATAAGAATGACAATAACAATATCCAAAGCAGAATTTTTGAACTCAGTTGGAACAGAATATGGCCCGGGCGAATGGTTCAAGGTTGATCAGGAACGTATCAACCAGTTTGCCAGTGCCACTGACGATTATCAATTTATACATGTCGATCCGGAAGCCGCGAAGGATACACCTTTCGGGACCACAATTGCCCACGGGTTTTTAAGCTTGTCGCTGTTGGCTGCATTGGTGCCCAAAATTCAGCCAAAGCCTGATAACGTTAAAATGGGAATAAATTACGGTATCGACAAATTGCGGTTTCTACAGCCGGTCAAGGTTGATAGTGAAATTCGTGCCAAGAGCAAAATTTTAAGTATCGATGAGAAACGCCCAGGACAGTATTTGACGAAATCTGAAGTTACGATTGAAATCAAGGATGAAGCCAAGCCGGCGTTAATAATTGAATGGTTGGGCATGACCATTCTGGACGAATAGAAGCAACATAAAAACATACGTAAAATAAAAGGAGACGTTATGAGCATTCGGTTTGACGGCAGGGTGGCTATTGTCACGGGTGCCGGGAACGGCCTTGGACGGTGTCACGCCATTAGCCTGGCTGAGCGTGGCGCGAAAGTCGTCGTAAATGATCTGGGCGGTGCCCGGGACGGGAGCGGCGGCTCGTCAGATGCGGCAAAAGCCGTGGTGGCTGAAATTGAAGCTGCCGGCGGTGAAGCAATTGCCAACGGCGCCAATGTCGCAGACATGGAGCAGGTTCAGGCAATGGTTGATGAAGCCAGGGAAAAGTGGGGACGTGTTGATATTCTGGTGAATAATGCCGGGGTTCTTCGCGATAAATCCTTTTCCAAAGTGGAAATAGATGATTTTGATTTTGTCCTCGATGTACATCTGATGGGATCGGTTAATTGTTCCAAGGCTGTGTGGCCACTTATGCGCGAACAAGGTTATGGCCGGATTGCCATGACCACCTCTTCCAGCGGCATGTACGGAAATTTTGGTCAAACCAACTATGGCGCCGCAAAAATGGGCGTAATAGGCCTGATGAATACCCTGGTGCTGGAAGGCGCCAAATATGGCATTAAGGTCAATGCGTTATCACCTTGCGCGGCAACCAGGATGACTGAAGACATCATCCCTGAGAATCTATTGGGTCTGTTGACCCCGGAATCAGTGACCCCCGCCTTGCTGTTCATTGTCTCCGATGATGCGCCGAACCGCACAATTATTACGGCTGGAGCAGGAACATTTGCCCGGACAATTGTCTATGAAACGGGTGGTAAATGGTTGCCTGAGGAAGATCAGACACCTGAAAAGATCGCCGAGAACTGGGCGGAAATTTCTGATGCAGCCTCGCAGATGGAATATACAAGCGGCAATGATCAAACACAAAATATGCTGACCAAGGCGGCGACAGGACTTGGCATCAAGCTTTAGGTTGAATGCCGGAAAATTATCGGGCAGGCTCCAGTTGAGCCTGCCTTTTTTTGTTGCCGTAATGTAAGCTTACCTGAATTAACTAGCAGCTCCATAGGACGACTATGTTTGAGACGGCAATAAATAGGTTTTTGCAAAGTTTTTCAACGCCCTGGCTGGACCAGTTCATGCTGGGTGTAACATGGACGGGGGATGAAACATTTATTGTCGGTATCCTTTGCGTTATCGGCCTTGGCGTTGATTTTCGCCGGGGGTTTATCCTTCTTCAGCTCCTGTTAATTGCTTTTATTTCAGTCGATTTTTTAAAGACGGTTATCGCACTTCCGCAGCCTTTTTTTCTCGATGCCTCGCTTCTTGACTTTGGATCGTTGCCGGACGGCATTGTAGCCCTTAAAAATGCGGCAGCGACATCTTTTTTTGGCGCGATCCCGGAAAGCTCCCTGGCGGCGCATCGAACCTACGCACAAGGGGTAGATGATTATGGATTCCCCTCCGGCCACACTGTTGGTGCCGTTGTTCTTTGGGGCGGATTAGCCTTGGTTTTTCGAAACAAGGCGGCACTGCTATGGGCTGGGATCATGGTAGTATTGATGATGCTATCCCGGATGTTTCTGGCCCGCCATTTTTTGGCGGATGTTTTAGGCGGGGCAACAGTTGGTATTCTTCTGCTGCTTTTGGCGCGGTATCTTCTTGATCATCTTGACGCCAATGCGCTATTTTATAAATCAGCATTTGATCTTACGGCGAACACGAAATCGGCTTTTCTTTTGTTGGGAATGGCGTTCGGTATCCCACTGATAATCATGGGAACTGGCCATGGATTTATTGGGCGTCAATCCGCATATTTAGGCATCAATGCGGCATTTCTAGCCCTGCTTTTTTTCAACGTATCGTTGGAAAGGGGGGGTTG
It includes:
- a CDS encoding class II aldolase/adducin family protein, with amino-acid sequence MDWKSERNELIETVCTMNKLGINHGTSGNASVRVDNGYLMTPSGVAYEEMREEDIVLMSFDGSYESIEDRRKPSSEWRFHQDLLSARADFGAILHTHGTAATTLACHRREIPPFHYMIALAGGHTIRCAEYATFGTQALSDNVLTAMEGRKACLMANHGLLVGEASLRNALSLAVEVEYLCDAYWRALQLGDPVLLTTEQMDAAQENFRKGYGIASP
- a CDS encoding SDR family NAD(P)-dependent oxidoreductase, whose translation is MSIRFDGRVAIVTGAGNGLGRCHAISLAERGAKVVVNDLGGARDGSGGSSDAAKAVVAEIEAAGGEAIANGANVADMEQVQAMVDEAREKWGRVDILVNNAGVLRDKSFSKVEIDDFDFVLDVHLMGSVNCSKAVWPLMREQGYGRIAMTTSSSGMYGNFGQTNYGAAKMGVIGLMNTLVLEGAKYGIKVNALSPCAATRMTEDIIPENLLGLLTPESVTPALLFIVSDDAPNRTIITAGAGTFARTIVYETGGKWLPEEDQTPEKIAENWAEISDAASQMEYTSGNDQTQNMLTKAATGLGIKL
- a CDS encoding MaoC family dehydratase, with the translated sequence MTITISKAEFLNSVGTEYGPGEWFKVDQERINQFASATDDYQFIHVDPEAAKDTPFGTTIAHGFLSLSLLAALVPKIQPKPDNVKMGINYGIDKLRFLQPVKVDSEIRAKSKILSIDEKRPGQYLTKSEVTIEIKDEAKPALIIEWLGMTILDE
- a CDS encoding phosphatase PAP2 family protein; protein product: MFETAINRFLQSFSTPWLDQFMLGVTWTGDETFIVGILCVIGLGVDFRRGFILLQLLLIAFISVDFLKTVIALPQPFFLDASLLDFGSLPDGIVALKNAAATSFFGAIPESSLAAHRTYAQGVDDYGFPSGHTVGAVVLWGGLALVFRNKAALLWAGIMVVLMMLSRMFLARHFLADVLGGATVGILLLLLARYLLDHLDANALFYKSAFDLTANTKSAFLLLGMAFGIPLIIMGTGHGFIGRQSAYLGINAAFLALLFFNVSLERGGWWQRMIRIVIGFGLFFGTNSLIKLLPIAHDGAGYMFLKGFLPPFILFLFAYTIVSFLMTAEQKQMSPLKRI
- a CDS encoding 2-hydroxyacid dehydrogenase; the protein is MITKPRLLVTRNFPPDVMTRIKHSYDAITNEDDHPMDMAEILRLSQDADAILCAATEAINAELISGLPDRVKMIATFSVGYDHIDVPAVLSRGIRLSNTPDVLTDATADIALLCLLGAARMAHMSAQTLRAGGWTRWEPNQFLGVHVTGKRLGILGMGRIGQAVARRAQGFDMQIHYHNRRKVEAPGLENAVFHETRESFLPVCDFLSINCPLSAETKYFVNDDSISKMPDRTVIVNTARGAVVEDAALIRALKSGKVAAAGLDVFENEPALNPDYLELGNLFVLPHIGSATVETRNAMGFMCLDNLDAFFAGRDLPNEVKAP